In Spinacia oleracea cultivar Varoflay chromosome 5, BTI_SOV_V1, whole genome shotgun sequence, a single window of DNA contains:
- the LOC110784419 gene encoding peptidyl-prolyl cis-trans isomerase FKBP43 isoform X1, translating into MLISENSDNDNDAGNFPTQTQTQTRIKGPLPKSKPSSPSPSPSPYSAPKPFWGVVVTPEHPVTVTFRNHRRLRLSKAILGKPCLDKFTEARSVLSIKYGDNPESYLCSLRIDNCEMTELDFDLEHPHSIVFTVEGPRGIHLVGCFYGESSATNVDAPPLINNGGVGGRIEESVSRIILENEFQGKVFSGTSDVVGEPVREEGNSEMLQDLTEALKKLPILSVTSIVRKYMTATNQGDETIVQEDKQRGTNSAQRKLDLEVQEPNGQVDGNEKESEGKRKRKRKNKCLVELPNTNRVDALDGDNDEGEEKTKRKRKNKHKEELPSADRVGEDNDDGSLKLDSPLTHSGEVQKQKNQISEYHDDMIDIRSENHGSPQNRVLDSKEAKKLKKEKKKQKQTSDDDDQNRSENHGFLQNPALDSKEAKKLKREKKKQKKQTSDDDDQNRAASGFERVEKRKKRRAKVDEDELVRSALHGQPEDPALNDQQEDSALDARQAKKSKKQSKKGVKVGEVRSPTRTSARISRKQDVDPVEIQDNVEPIKIQDNVEPMKIQDNVEPVQIQDNVEPVKMQENVPGTNQLVVCGLPAIAKR; encoded by the exons ATGCTCATTTCTGAAAATTCCGACAATGACAACGACGCCGGAAATTTCCCAACCCAGACCCAAACCCAAACCCGGATAAAGGGCCCTCTGCCCAAGTCTAAGCcttcatcaccatcaccatcaccatcaccatacTCTGCTCCTAAGCCATTTTGGG GGGTTGTGGTCACGCCGGAGCACCCTGTCACGGTCACTTTCCGCAACCACAGACGCCTTCGCTTATCTAAG GCCATTTTAGGGAAGCCTTGTCTTGATAAGTTTACCGAGGCACGAAGTGTACTGTCGATCAAATATGGAGACAACCCTGAAAGTTACTTATGCTCTTTGCGGATTGATAATTGTGAGATGACAGAGCTGGATTTCGATCTTGAACATCCTCATAGTATCGTTTTTACTGTCGAAGGTCCTAGAGGAATCCACTTGGTTGGATGTTTCTATGGTGAATCGTCAGCTACTAATGTCGATGCTCCTCCACT CATCAACAATGGAGGAGTTGGTGGTAGAATAGAAGAATCTGTATCGAGAATCATTCTTGAAAATGAGTTTCAAGGAAAAG TATTTTCAGGTACGTCTGACGTTGTTGGCGAACCAGTCAGAGAAGAAGGCAATTCCGAAATGCTGCAGGATCTAACTGAAGCTCTCAAGAAACTACCAATTCTTAGTGTTACGTCAATTGTTCGTAAATATATGACTGCAACAAACCAAGGAGATGAAACTATTGTACAAGAAGATAAACAACGAGG CACAAATTCTGCACAAAGAAAACTTGATTTAGAAGTGCAGGAACCAAATGGACAAGTTGATGGGAATGAGAAGGAAAG TGAGGGCAAAAGAAAACGGAAAAGAAAGAATAAGTGTCTAGTGGAACTTCCAAATACTAATAGAGTTGATGCCCTTGACGGAGATAATGATGAAGG GGAAGAAAAAACAAAACGGAAAAGAAAGAATAAGCATAAAGAGGAACTTCCAAGTGCTGATAGAGTTGGTGAAGATAATGATGATGG ATCATTAAAGCTTGACTCGCCTTTGACTCATTCTGGAGAAGTTCAGAAGCAGAAAAACCAGATTTCTGAATATCACGATGATATGATTGATATCAG ATCTGAAAACCATGGATCTCCCCAAAATCGTGTGCTTGATTCCAAGGAAGCTAAAAAACtgaagaaagagaagaagaaacAAAAACAGACATCTGACGATGATGATCAAAACAG ATCTGAAAACCATGGATTTCTCCAAAATCCTGCACTTGATTCCAAGGAAGCTAAAAAACTgaagagggagaagaagaaacaaaagaaacagACATCTGATGATGACGATCAAAACAG AGCTGCGTCCGGTTTTGAAAGAGTCGAGAAGAGGAAGAAACGAAGAGCAAAAGTTGATGAAGACGAATTGGTCAG ATCTGCACTGCACGGCCAACCGGAAGATCCTGCATTGAATGACCAACAGGAAGATTCTGCACTAGATGCTAGACAAgctaaaaaatcaaagaaacagagTAAAAAGGGTGTTAAAGTCGGTGAAGTCAG GTCCCCCACTCGTACTTCTGCCCGTATTTCTAGAAAACAGGATGTTGATCCAGTAGAGATTCAAGACAATGTTGAACCGATAAAGATTCAAGACAATGTTGAACCGatgaagattcaagacaatGTTGAACCAGTACAGATTCAAGACAATGTTGAACCAGTAAAGATGCAAGAAAATGTGCCCGGAACTAATCAACTtgttgtttgtggtttgccagCCATTGCCAAGCGCTAA
- the LOC110784419 gene encoding peptidyl-prolyl cis-trans isomerase FKBP43 isoform X2 has product MLISENSDNDNDAGNFPTQTQTQTRIKGPLPKSKPSSPSPSPSPYSAPKPFWGVVVTPEHPVTVTFRNHRRLRLSKAILGKPCLDKFTEARSVLSIKYGDNPESYLCSLRIDNCEMTELDFDLEHPHSIVFTVEGPRGIHLVGCFYGESSATNVDAPPLINNGGVGGRIEESVSRIILENEFQGKGTSDVVGEPVREEGNSEMLQDLTEALKKLPILSVTSIVRKYMTATNQGDETIVQEDKQRGTNSAQRKLDLEVQEPNGQVDGNEKESEGKRKRKRKNKCLVELPNTNRVDALDGDNDEGEEKTKRKRKNKHKEELPSADRVGEDNDDGSLKLDSPLTHSGEVQKQKNQISEYHDDMIDIRSENHGSPQNRVLDSKEAKKLKKEKKKQKQTSDDDDQNRSENHGFLQNPALDSKEAKKLKREKKKQKKQTSDDDDQNRAASGFERVEKRKKRRAKVDEDELVRSALHGQPEDPALNDQQEDSALDARQAKKSKKQSKKGVKVGEVRSPTRTSARISRKQDVDPVEIQDNVEPIKIQDNVEPMKIQDNVEPVQIQDNVEPVKMQENVPGTNQLVVCGLPAIAKR; this is encoded by the exons ATGCTCATTTCTGAAAATTCCGACAATGACAACGACGCCGGAAATTTCCCAACCCAGACCCAAACCCAAACCCGGATAAAGGGCCCTCTGCCCAAGTCTAAGCcttcatcaccatcaccatcaccatcaccatacTCTGCTCCTAAGCCATTTTGGG GGGTTGTGGTCACGCCGGAGCACCCTGTCACGGTCACTTTCCGCAACCACAGACGCCTTCGCTTATCTAAG GCCATTTTAGGGAAGCCTTGTCTTGATAAGTTTACCGAGGCACGAAGTGTACTGTCGATCAAATATGGAGACAACCCTGAAAGTTACTTATGCTCTTTGCGGATTGATAATTGTGAGATGACAGAGCTGGATTTCGATCTTGAACATCCTCATAGTATCGTTTTTACTGTCGAAGGTCCTAGAGGAATCCACTTGGTTGGATGTTTCTATGGTGAATCGTCAGCTACTAATGTCGATGCTCCTCCACT CATCAACAATGGAGGAGTTGGTGGTAGAATAGAAGAATCTGTATCGAGAATCATTCTTGAAAATGAGTTTCAAGGAAAAG GTACGTCTGACGTTGTTGGCGAACCAGTCAGAGAAGAAGGCAATTCCGAAATGCTGCAGGATCTAACTGAAGCTCTCAAGAAACTACCAATTCTTAGTGTTACGTCAATTGTTCGTAAATATATGACTGCAACAAACCAAGGAGATGAAACTATTGTACAAGAAGATAAACAACGAGG CACAAATTCTGCACAAAGAAAACTTGATTTAGAAGTGCAGGAACCAAATGGACAAGTTGATGGGAATGAGAAGGAAAG TGAGGGCAAAAGAAAACGGAAAAGAAAGAATAAGTGTCTAGTGGAACTTCCAAATACTAATAGAGTTGATGCCCTTGACGGAGATAATGATGAAGG GGAAGAAAAAACAAAACGGAAAAGAAAGAATAAGCATAAAGAGGAACTTCCAAGTGCTGATAGAGTTGGTGAAGATAATGATGATGG ATCATTAAAGCTTGACTCGCCTTTGACTCATTCTGGAGAAGTTCAGAAGCAGAAAAACCAGATTTCTGAATATCACGATGATATGATTGATATCAG ATCTGAAAACCATGGATCTCCCCAAAATCGTGTGCTTGATTCCAAGGAAGCTAAAAAACtgaagaaagagaagaagaaacAAAAACAGACATCTGACGATGATGATCAAAACAG ATCTGAAAACCATGGATTTCTCCAAAATCCTGCACTTGATTCCAAGGAAGCTAAAAAACTgaagagggagaagaagaaacaaaagaaacagACATCTGATGATGACGATCAAAACAG AGCTGCGTCCGGTTTTGAAAGAGTCGAGAAGAGGAAGAAACGAAGAGCAAAAGTTGATGAAGACGAATTGGTCAG ATCTGCACTGCACGGCCAACCGGAAGATCCTGCATTGAATGACCAACAGGAAGATTCTGCACTAGATGCTAGACAAgctaaaaaatcaaagaaacagagTAAAAAGGGTGTTAAAGTCGGTGAAGTCAG GTCCCCCACTCGTACTTCTGCCCGTATTTCTAGAAAACAGGATGTTGATCCAGTAGAGATTCAAGACAATGTTGAACCGATAAAGATTCAAGACAATGTTGAACCGatgaagattcaagacaatGTTGAACCAGTACAGATTCAAGACAATGTTGAACCAGTAAAGATGCAAGAAAATGTGCCCGGAACTAATCAACTtgttgtttgtggtttgccagCCATTGCCAAGCGCTAA
- the LOC110784419 gene encoding uncharacterized protein isoform X3: protein MTELDFDLEHPHSIVFTVEGPRGIHLVGCFYGESSATNVDAPPLINNGGVGGRIEESVSRIILENEFQGKVFSGTSDVVGEPVREEGNSEMLQDLTEALKKLPILSVTSIVRKYMTATNQGDETIVQEDKQRGTNSAQRKLDLEVQEPNGQVDGNEKESEGKRKRKRKNKCLVELPNTNRVDALDGDNDEGEEKTKRKRKNKHKEELPSADRVGEDNDDGSLKLDSPLTHSGEVQKQKNQISEYHDDMIDIRSENHGSPQNRVLDSKEAKKLKKEKKKQKQTSDDDDQNRSENHGFLQNPALDSKEAKKLKREKKKQKKQTSDDDDQNRAASGFERVEKRKKRRAKVDEDELVRSALHGQPEDPALNDQQEDSALDARQAKKSKKQSKKGVKVGEVRSPTRTSARISRKQDVDPVEIQDNVEPIKIQDNVEPMKIQDNVEPVQIQDNVEPVKMQENVPGTNQLVVCGLPAIAKR, encoded by the exons ATGACAGAGCTGGATTTCGATCTTGAACATCCTCATAGTATCGTTTTTACTGTCGAAGGTCCTAGAGGAATCCACTTGGTTGGATGTTTCTATGGTGAATCGTCAGCTACTAATGTCGATGCTCCTCCACT CATCAACAATGGAGGAGTTGGTGGTAGAATAGAAGAATCTGTATCGAGAATCATTCTTGAAAATGAGTTTCAAGGAAAAG TATTTTCAGGTACGTCTGACGTTGTTGGCGAACCAGTCAGAGAAGAAGGCAATTCCGAAATGCTGCAGGATCTAACTGAAGCTCTCAAGAAACTACCAATTCTTAGTGTTACGTCAATTGTTCGTAAATATATGACTGCAACAAACCAAGGAGATGAAACTATTGTACAAGAAGATAAACAACGAGG CACAAATTCTGCACAAAGAAAACTTGATTTAGAAGTGCAGGAACCAAATGGACAAGTTGATGGGAATGAGAAGGAAAG TGAGGGCAAAAGAAAACGGAAAAGAAAGAATAAGTGTCTAGTGGAACTTCCAAATACTAATAGAGTTGATGCCCTTGACGGAGATAATGATGAAGG GGAAGAAAAAACAAAACGGAAAAGAAAGAATAAGCATAAAGAGGAACTTCCAAGTGCTGATAGAGTTGGTGAAGATAATGATGATGG ATCATTAAAGCTTGACTCGCCTTTGACTCATTCTGGAGAAGTTCAGAAGCAGAAAAACCAGATTTCTGAATATCACGATGATATGATTGATATCAG ATCTGAAAACCATGGATCTCCCCAAAATCGTGTGCTTGATTCCAAGGAAGCTAAAAAACtgaagaaagagaagaagaaacAAAAACAGACATCTGACGATGATGATCAAAACAG ATCTGAAAACCATGGATTTCTCCAAAATCCTGCACTTGATTCCAAGGAAGCTAAAAAACTgaagagggagaagaagaaacaaaagaaacagACATCTGATGATGACGATCAAAACAG AGCTGCGTCCGGTTTTGAAAGAGTCGAGAAGAGGAAGAAACGAAGAGCAAAAGTTGATGAAGACGAATTGGTCAG ATCTGCACTGCACGGCCAACCGGAAGATCCTGCATTGAATGACCAACAGGAAGATTCTGCACTAGATGCTAGACAAgctaaaaaatcaaagaaacagagTAAAAAGGGTGTTAAAGTCGGTGAAGTCAG GTCCCCCACTCGTACTTCTGCCCGTATTTCTAGAAAACAGGATGTTGATCCAGTAGAGATTCAAGACAATGTTGAACCGATAAAGATTCAAGACAATGTTGAACCGatgaagattcaagacaatGTTGAACCAGTACAGATTCAAGACAATGTTGAACCAGTAAAGATGCAAGAAAATGTGCCCGGAACTAATCAACTtgttgtttgtggtttgccagCCATTGCCAAGCGCTAA
- the LOC110784411 gene encoding uncharacterized protein, producing MPDTKTTFHPALAVSNIKNHVSVTFEMGNVQYGTWAELFKVHARSHRVLHHIIAPVKEAADKTTEDDDMWVTLDATVLGWIFSTISNDLLTTITEPDMTAMEAWERLESIFHDQANSRAVTLEQVLTHTRMQDFPNASAYCLRLKMLADQLKNVGAPVSNNRLVLQMVAGLTEAYKHVGTNIHQSKVLPSFYEVRSSLCLEEKGLAAMYTTGGGGSAMVTDSDDASDGSGHRNPTHHRGGNNRNNGGKKHGHKSGDGSKSDGSHSSGGKNRGGGNGHGGQQQSVQQGQASWLDQSPWGWFPPLALPPCPYPT from the coding sequence ATGCCTGACACCAAGACCACCTTTCATCCGGCTCTTGCCGTCTCCAATATCAAGAACCATGTTTCCGTCACTTTTGAAATGGGAAACGTTCAATATGGAACGTGGGCTGAGTTGTTCAAGGTCCATGCTCGATCTCACCGAGTTCTTCACCATATTATTGCACCTGTGAAGGAAGCTGCTGATAAAACCACCGAGGACGACGACATGTGGGTTACCCTGGATGCTACAGTTCTGGGTTGGATTTTTTCAACCATTTCCAACGACCTTCTGACCACCATCACTGAGCCTGACATGACTGCCATGGAGGCTTGGGAGCGGTTGGAAAGCATTTTTCATGACCAAGCGAATTCGCGTGCAGTTACTCTTGAGCAAGTACTCACCCACACCCGTATGCAAGACTTCCCTAACGCGTCGGCATATTGCCTGCGCCTCAAGATGCTTGCTGACCAGTTGAAGAACGTGGGGGCTCCGGTCTCCAATAATAGGTTGGTGTTACAGATGGTTGCGGGTTTGACGGAGGCCTACAAGCATGTGGGGACGAATATTCATCAAAGTAAGGTTCTTCCTTCCTTCTATGAAGTCCGGTCGAGTCTATGTCTTGAGGAAAAAGGTTTGGCCGCGATGTACACCACCGGGGGCGGTGGCTCAGCCATGGTTACGGACTCTGATGATGCATCTGACGGGTCGGGTCATCGCAACCCTACCCACCATCGTGGgggcaataaccggaataatGGGGGCAAGAAACATGGCCACAAATCCGGCGACGGCAGTAAGTCCGACGGGTCTCACTCCAGCGGTGGAAAGAACCGTGGCGGCGGGAATGGCCACGGTGGCCAGCAACAATCGGTGCAGCAGGGGCAAGCCTCGTGGCTAGATCAGTCACCATGGGGTTGGTTTCCTCCATTGGCTCTCCCTCCTTGTCCTTACCCAACATAG